A genomic stretch from Microtus pennsylvanicus isolate mMicPen1 chromosome 11, mMicPen1.hap1, whole genome shotgun sequence includes:
- the Cuedc1 gene encoding CUE domain-containing protein 1 has translation MTSLFRRSSSGSGGGGGGATGARGTGTGTGTGAGAGAGAGAGAGDGSAAPQELNNSRPARQVRRLEFNQAMDDFKTMFPNMDYDIIECVLRANSGAVDATIDQLLQMNLEAGGGSTYEDSSDSEDSIPPEILERTLEPDSSEEEPPPVYSPPAYHMHVFDRPYPMAPPTPPPRIDVLGSGQPASQSRYRNWNPPLLGNLPDDFLRILPQQMDSIQGHPGASKPMGGEGGLPPVPGPGVCDQDSRWKQYLEDERIALFLQNEEFMKELQRNRDFLLALERDRLKHESRTSRSSNVAVGNDFALPSSVPGTSDTNPTVSEDALFRDKLKHMGKSTRRKLFELARAFSEKTKMRKSKRRHLPKLQSLGAAASTANLLDDVEGHAYDEDFRGRRQEVPKVEEALREGQ, from the exons ATGACCAGCCTGTTCCGCAGGAGTagcagcggcagcggcggcggcggtggcggagCCACCGGGGCTCGCGGGACTGGGACCGGGACCGGGACcggggccggggccggggccggggccgGAGCTGGGGCCGGGGATGGCAGCGCAGCTCCCCAAGAGCTCAACAACAGCCGGCCGGCCCGCCAGGTGCGCCGCCTCGAGTTCAACCAGGCCATGGACGACTTCAAGACGATGTTCCCCAACATGGACTACGACATCATTGAGTGCGTGCTGCGTGCCAACAGCGGCGCCGTGGACGCCACCATCGACCAGCTGTTGCAGATGAACCTGGAGGCGGGTGGTGGCAGCACCTATGAGGACAGCTCGGACTCGGAGGACAGCATCCCACCAGAG ATCTTGGAAAGGACTCTGGAGCCGGATAGCTCTGAGGAAGAGCCTCCGCCTGTGTACTCACCACCGGCTTACCACATGCATGTGTTCGACAGACCTTACCCGATGGCTCCTCCAACTCCACCTCCCCG GATTGATGTCCTAGGCTCTGGACAACCTGCAAGCCAGAGTCGCTACAGGAACTGGAACCCACCCCTGCTGGGCAACCTTCCTGATGACTTTCTCCGAATCCTGCCCCAACAGATGGACAGCATTCAG GGTCACCCTGGGGCTTCCAAGCCTATGGGTGGAGAGGGAGGCCTACCTCCAGTGCCAGGACCCGGTGTCTGCGACCAGGACAGCCGCTGGAAGCAGTACCTGGAGGACGAGAGGATTGCCCTCTTCCTGCAGAATGAGGAGTTCATGAAGGAACTACAGCGCAACCGTGACTTTCTCCTCGCACTGGAGAGAG ATCGATTGAAGCATGAATCCCGGACATCCAGATCCAGCAATGTGGCTGTTGGAAATGACTTCGCCCTTCCCTCCTCTGTCCCAG GAACCAGTGACACCAACCCCACTGTGTCAGAAGATGCCTTATTCAGGGACAAGTTGAAACACATGGGAAAAT CCACGCGTAGGAAGCTGTTTGAACTCGCGCGAGCTTTCTCTGAGAAGACCAAAATGAGGAAGTCAAAGAGGAGACACTTGCCGAAGCTTCAGTC GCTGGGAGCTGCTGCATCGACAGCCAACCTCCTGGATGACGTGGAAGGCCATGCTTATG ATGAAGACTTCCGGGGAAGGCGGCAGGAGGTACCTAAGGTGGAAGAGGCCCTAAGAGAAGGACAGTAA